One part of the Candidatus Neomarinimicrobiota bacterium genome encodes these proteins:
- a CDS encoding DUF4159 domain-containing protein, with protein sequence MKQCIRFSAILILCMITVQGTAGEPLVIGRLKYGGGGDWYANPGSLENLASFINDHTDLVVQETPVTVDIDSPDLFNVHFLHVTGHGNIFLTDEQAGRLRFYLENGGFLHADDNYGLDKSFRREMKKVFPDKELVELPFSHPIYHQVYAFPHGLPKVHEHDGKPPQGFGLFHEGRLVVFYTYECDLGNGWEDAEVYGDPEEIRTAALQMGTNIYYYHINPIHP encoded by the coding sequence ATGAAGCAATGCATCCGTTTTTCAGCTATTCTGATTTTATGTATGATCACAGTACAGGGCACAGCAGGTGAACCCCTTGTGATCGGCCGGTTGAAATACGGCGGTGGCGGGGACTGGTATGCCAATCCGGGATCTCTGGAGAACCTGGCCTCTTTTATTAATGATCATACAGACCTGGTCGTGCAGGAGACACCTGTAACTGTGGATATTGATTCACCTGATCTGTTTAATGTGCATTTTCTGCACGTAACGGGACACGGGAATATCTTTTTGACGGATGAGCAAGCGGGCAGACTCCGGTTTTATCTGGAAAATGGAGGATTTCTGCACGCAGATGATAATTACGGACTGGATAAATCCTTCCGCCGGGAAATGAAGAAAGTCTTCCCGGACAAAGAGCTGGTGGAACTTCCCTTTTCACACCCGATCTACCATCAGGTATATGCGTTCCCCCACGGTCTTCCCAAAGTCCATGAACATGACGGAAAACCCCCGCAGGGATTTGGTTTGTTTCATGAAGGACGCCTTGTGGTCTTTTATACTTATGAGTGCGATCTGGGCAACGGCTGGGAAGATGCCGAAGTATACGGGGATCCGGAAGAGATTCGCACTGCCGCCCTCCAAATGGGGACCAACATTTATTATTATCATATCAATCCGATCCATCCCTGA
- the acpS gene encoding holo-ACP synthase — MIETGIDIVEVSRVQQVISRHGDHFLKKIFHPEEISYCESRVRKYEHYAVRFAAKEACRKALLSHLSYHPAWTDMFVVNDQDGKPFLYLQEKIMNALTIRQISVSLSHTRDLATAVVFLEIGEE; from the coding sequence ATGATTGAAACAGGCATCGACATCGTTGAAGTATCACGTGTCCAGCAGGTCATTAGCCGGCATGGAGATCATTTTCTGAAAAAAATATTCCACCCCGAAGAAATCTCCTATTGTGAGTCGAGAGTCCGAAAATACGAGCACTATGCCGTGCGTTTCGCCGCCAAAGAAGCCTGCCGGAAAGCCCTCTTATCCCATTTATCTTATCATCCGGCCTGGACGGATATGTTTGTGGTTAACGATCAGGATGGGAAACCCTTTCTTTACTTACAAGAAAAAATTATGAATGCCCTGACAATCCGTCAAATATCCGTCAGCCTGAGCCATACCCGGGATCTGGCAACAGCTGTTGTCTTTCTTGAGATTGGAGAAGAATAA
- a CDS encoding triose-phosphate isomerase, with protein sequence MRRFLIAGNWKMNHGPSESMKFGRDLKAKGLQDLSPEILLCPPYTSIRALGESLEGTPVQIGGQNLHQEPKGAYTGEISGEMLKESGCEYVLIGHSERRQYFHESDELVHSKIIRAHDAGLIPVVCIGETLEEREKEITKDVITHQLKRALEGLIPEIMNTLVLAYEPVWAIGTGKTATAGQAQEVHILIRKILKESFGAEISEKTRILYGGSAKPNNAEELLSEADIDGLLIGGASLETEDFYTIISIAHQLMNKG encoded by the coding sequence ATGCGACGTTTTTTGATTGCCGGAAACTGGAAAATGAATCATGGTCCTTCCGAATCCATGAAATTCGGTCGGGATTTGAAAGCAAAAGGACTTCAGGATCTATCCCCCGAAATCCTCCTGTGTCCGCCTTATACATCCATCCGGGCATTGGGGGAATCTTTGGAAGGAACACCGGTTCAAATCGGAGGACAAAACCTTCACCAGGAGCCAAAAGGTGCCTATACAGGTGAAATCTCCGGAGAAATGCTGAAAGAATCGGGATGTGAATACGTTTTAATCGGGCACTCCGAACGCCGGCAGTATTTTCATGAGTCAGATGAACTGGTTCATTCGAAAATCATCAGGGCACACGATGCAGGACTTATCCCGGTCGTATGTATCGGAGAGACCCTGGAAGAACGGGAAAAGGAAATCACAAAGGATGTGATCACCCATCAGTTGAAAAGAGCTTTAGAAGGATTAATCCCGGAAATCATGAACACCCTTGTTTTGGCATACGAACCGGTATGGGCCATCGGGACGGGCAAAACGGCCACTGCCGGACAGGCACAGGAAGTCCATATCCTGATCCGAAAAATCCTGAAGGAGTCCTTTGGTGCCGAAATCAGTGAAAAAACCCGCATACTATACGGGGGCAGTGCCAAACCCAATAATGCGGAAGAACTCCTGTCCGAGGCTGATATAGACGGACTCCTCATTGGTGGCGCCAGCCTGGAAACTGAAGATTTTTATACCATTATCAGTATTGCCCATCAACTTATGAATAAAGGATAA
- a CDS encoding tetratricopeptide repeat protein translates to MAMKHKILIVSVLLLIFGLSAPGQDLAALQNQIDQAKALLENNDLMSAEMFLQQVLVQDSSFAPAYFLLHEIELRRGNLTEAQQAVRKAIDFNPTDETYRERFDQIRDLVNMIRDGQREYDSGKPENAKRVYLQITEKYPDFADTYYRLGVIALLQDDHEAALKYYDKAIELSGGDEKYTRAKRVMVQKYYQDGLNAYKINDLKTAEEKLRVAISIDSTFSTAYQLLGAIKRKAGDIEKAIDYLRQGIDANANDEALRYNLAIYLQNIGDHLKALEQLKESVRINPNYVKAYTVMGRIYLSRKNLKEAEASYAKAVSLDKTSATAWEGYGAVLMEQNRYEEAVEALKNAAKYSPRNAQVYYRLAETYNYLKKYELAIEAAKNATKINSNFGAAWYEMGMSYALMGNNDDAINAFNRARLDAKWRKVAEYEIEQIRKGKPVSRQQ, encoded by the coding sequence ATGGCTATGAAACACAAAATACTGATCGTATCAGTTTTATTGCTGATATTTGGATTGTCCGCACCAGGACAAGATTTGGCTGCCCTCCAAAACCAGATTGATCAGGCAAAAGCTTTGCTGGAAAATAACGACCTGATGAGTGCGGAAATGTTCTTACAACAGGTATTGGTACAAGACTCAAGTTTCGCACCGGCCTACTTCCTTTTACATGAAATTGAATTGCGACGGGGAAATCTGACCGAAGCCCAACAGGCCGTCCGAAAAGCAATCGATTTTAATCCAACCGATGAAACCTACCGGGAACGTTTCGATCAAATCCGGGATCTGGTAAATATGATCCGTGACGGCCAGCGAGAATATGATAGCGGAAAACCGGAAAACGCAAAGCGTGTATACCTCCAAATAACCGAGAAATATCCCGATTTTGCAGATACTTATTATCGTCTTGGCGTGATTGCCCTATTACAGGATGATCATGAAGCCGCTTTAAAATATTATGATAAAGCCATAGAACTGAGTGGTGGCGATGAAAAATATACTCGAGCCAAACGGGTGATGGTGCAGAAATATTACCAGGACGGACTGAATGCCTATAAGATCAATGACCTTAAAACAGCAGAAGAAAAGCTGAGGGTCGCTATCTCCATTGATTCCACCTTCTCGACAGCCTACCAGCTCCTTGGTGCTATCAAACGTAAGGCCGGCGATATAGAAAAAGCCATCGATTATTTGCGGCAGGGGATCGATGCCAATGCGAATGATGAGGCTCTCCGTTATAATCTGGCGATTTATTTACAGAATATCGGAGATCATCTCAAGGCTCTGGAGCAATTGAAAGAAAGTGTCAGAATCAATCCTAATTATGTTAAAGCCTATACGGTTATGGGACGGATTTACCTCAGCAGAAAAAACCTGAAAGAAGCCGAAGCAAGCTATGCAAAAGCGGTATCCCTCGATAAAACTTCCGCCACGGCCTGGGAAGGTTATGGCGCCGTGTTGATGGAACAAAATCGTTACGAAGAGGCTGTTGAAGCCCTGAAAAATGCCGCTAAATATTCACCGCGGAATGCTCAGGTATACTATCGCCTGGCGGAAACATACAATTATCTGAAAAAATATGAACTGGCTATTGAAGCAGCTAAAAATGCAACCAAAATTAATTCCAACTTTGGCGCGGCCTGGTATGAAATGGGTATGTCTTATGCCCTTATGGGCAATAATGATGATGCAATCAACGCCTTCAACCGGGCCCGGCTCGATGCCAAATGGCGTAAAGTAGCCGAATATGAGATTGAACAGATCCGGAAAGGCAAACCCGTCAGCCGGCAACAGTAA
- a CDS encoding tetratricopeptide repeat protein translates to MKRLLSLILIIITSTALYGNISSQDANALFNLARSAESAGDLSEAQTLYDSLCTAYPPNPRYLSRYKSVLIRAGSLEKAAEITETLYRMNPGNINYLAEWGVLLMANGRHEEAFRLWEPHLRPKGRQTRLPRLAMMYLTAYNNGSGLPDMIAFFRKKTGKALLQSQPYFTDLIRRQMWQPALEEFLLHRKLSPSTLSALTGELKSLPAEVPLYGMIIDTLQDLATGAEDYRLITDLAFASERYGLAVRILMENTPLFETDELLQTARQLYNVSQHQLSLTLLRNMENFVNNRTKREIWLFLRALNYDALSYRQIQYGPEISPPYQSVFLALPVRPVYTINKVYTDSAYILFETLSEAKNSEIRHETRIRLARIHLNITGDLDKAAALLEEIPPNIPANIRDRLLSEYITCKILQKDEEGARRKVWEAPATYHLDASEEDRLRLNLLFVDLAFNRPDSLEKHINEALALISSRDEYSNDILALASYLQIGAQEAGMIELESHIRKREWIKGLEKAGALMQQTPPVRTLAALRLEQILFQTGRRDELKHFWEQFGNILKEDPVMGDYFCLRQAAYFRFAGNPDREKELLLHFLSNWPESPYIESVRTYIRR, encoded by the coding sequence ATGAAAAGATTGCTTTCTCTCATCCTTATCATTATAACGAGCACCGCTCTCTATGGGAATATCTCTTCTCAAGATGCGAACGCCTTATTTAACCTGGCCCGGTCAGCGGAGTCGGCAGGAGATCTTTCAGAAGCCCAAACATTGTATGATTCTCTCTGTACTGCTTATCCACCAAACCCCCGCTATCTAAGCCGCTACAAATCTGTTCTGATCCGTGCCGGGAGCCTGGAAAAAGCGGCGGAAATCACTGAAACCCTATATCGGATGAATCCCGGTAACATCAATTATCTTGCCGAATGGGGTGTTCTTTTAATGGCAAACGGCCGGCATGAAGAAGCCTTTCGCTTATGGGAACCTCATCTTCGCCCCAAGGGCCGGCAAACCCGCTTGCCCAGACTGGCCATGATGTATCTGACAGCTTATAACAACGGCAGCGGACTTCCGGACATGATCGCCTTTTTCAGGAAGAAAACAGGTAAAGCACTCCTGCAATCCCAACCCTATTTTACCGATCTAATCCGAAGGCAGATGTGGCAACCTGCTCTGGAGGAATTTCTTTTGCACCGCAAGCTCTCTCCTTCAACACTCTCTGCACTCACCGGGGAACTTAAATCATTACCTGCTGAAGTGCCCCTGTACGGCATGATTATTGATACTTTACAAGATCTGGCAACCGGTGCGGAAGATTACCGGCTCATAACTGATTTGGCTTTTGCTTCGGAAAGATACGGCCTGGCGGTACGGATTCTCATGGAAAACACCCCGCTCTTTGAGACAGACGAGCTTCTGCAAACTGCCCGGCAATTATACAATGTATCACAGCATCAATTAAGCCTGACATTATTAAGGAATATGGAGAACTTTGTCAACAACAGGACAAAGAGGGAAATTTGGCTTTTTCTGAGAGCACTTAATTATGATGCCCTTTCTTACAGGCAAATTCAGTATGGTCCGGAAATTTCGCCCCCTTATCAATCTGTTTTTCTTGCCCTTCCGGTCCGTCCGGTTTATACAATCAACAAAGTATACACCGACAGTGCTTATATACTTTTCGAAACATTGTCTGAAGCCAAAAATTCCGAGATCCGGCACGAAACACGGATCAGACTGGCCCGGATACACCTTAACATCACGGGAGATCTTGATAAGGCGGCAGCATTGCTGGAGGAGATCCCACCAAACATCCCTGCCAATATCCGGGATAGATTGCTTTCAGAATATATTACCTGCAAAATTTTACAAAAGGATGAAGAAGGTGCCCGGCGGAAAGTTTGGGAAGCTCCGGCCACATATCATCTGGATGCATCTGAAGAAGATCGTCTCAGACTGAATCTCCTCTTTGTGGATCTGGCCTTTAACCGGCCGGATTCCCTGGAAAAGCACATAAACGAAGCCCTTGCCCTGATCAGCAGCCGTGATGAATACAGCAATGATATTCTTGCTTTGGCATCTTATCTGCAAATCGGGGCTCAAGAGGCGGGTATGATTGAGCTCGAATCCCACATCCGAAAAAGGGAATGGATCAAGGGGTTGGAAAAAGCCGGAGCGTTAATGCAGCAAACCCCACCGGTCCGGACTCTTGCAGCCTTACGGCTTGAACAGATTCTTTTTCAAACGGGACGGAGGGATGAACTGAAGCATTTCTGGGAACAGTTTGGCAATATTTTAAAAGAGGACCCTGTCATGGGTGACTATTTTTGTCTGCGGCAGGCAGCTTATTTTCGTTTCGCCGGTAATCCGGACCGGGAAAAAGAGTTGCTTCTGCACTTCTTAAGCAACTGGCCTGAAAGCCCCTATATCGAAAGCGTACGGACCTATATCCGCCGTTGA
- the secG gene encoding preprotein translocase subunit SecG: MLTFVIIILVIVSLLLVSSILMQSSKGGGLGGSAFGGGMGGLNSVLGGRNAASFLAKATKYLAIVFFILIILINFMVRGSKTQKSVVLEQAKKGVVTPSSSLPRPAGIDIEEPKVPAE; encoded by the coding sequence ATGCTGACTTTTGTAATTATCATTCTTGTGATTGTCAGTCTGCTTCTGGTTTCGTCCATTCTCATGCAATCTTCCAAAGGCGGAGGCCTTGGCGGATCTGCTTTTGGCGGCGGTATGGGAGGACTTAACAGTGTATTAGGCGGACGCAACGCAGCAAGTTTTCTGGCCAAAGCCACGAAATATCTGGCCATTGTCTTTTTCATCCTCATTATTCTCATTAATTTCATGGTCCGGGGATCCAAGACCCAGAAAAGTGTGGTTCTGGAACAGGCAAAAAAAGGGGTTGTCACCCCTTCCTCCTCTCTGCCCAGACCGGCCGGAATAGATATCGAAGAGCCGAAGGTACCCGCAGAGTAA
- the recN gene encoding DNA repair protein RecN codes for MLKQLHVENFAIVRETDISPGPGLTIMTGETGTGKSIIIDALGLVLGDRANLSMIRKGSDMAVVEAVFAPPVLHNDLKNFLTSNDLPVNDTEWMFRREIHRNGKSRAFFNDHYVSLQILRELADSLVEMHGQHEHQKILNSNSHIDYLDAYANNPELIRNYTRALMDLKETVRHEEKLKKNQDQFLKEQELKSFHYQELKKVNPRPGELDELEGELKILENSQELVDTAHRIADKLYENDDSVISLLSSLKHDLEHLLRIDSTPSEYLKELESAIISLEETGRSMAEYRDHIPHDPARLEEIRDRVNVLNFLTQKYRKKYNELCAYYQELETELSGEQDFSAELRKARERTEKARIALVEAGERLHKKRQETARVFSEAVESRLHRLGMEHARFRVRFFCQKGTSPLSVTWHGKTVIPQPHGFDLLEFEIITNPGEDFRSLTQTVSGGEASRIMLGIKSVLADADSIPTLIFDEADAGVSGRIARIVGEQIEELSRYHQVICITHLPQIASLGEHHVVVEKEILQGRTETRIRELQDEDRIQEIAKLLGAGKMTGAALENARDLLKKSHQLPKES; via the coding sequence ATGCTTAAACAACTTCACGTGGAAAATTTTGCTATCGTTCGTGAAACGGATATCTCCCCCGGTCCGGGGTTGACTATTATGACCGGTGAAACGGGAACGGGGAAATCCATAATCATCGATGCCCTGGGTCTGGTACTTGGGGACCGGGCAAACCTGTCCATGATTCGGAAAGGAAGCGACATGGCCGTTGTGGAAGCTGTCTTTGCACCACCGGTACTTCACAATGATTTAAAAAATTTTTTGACATCGAATGATTTGCCAGTCAATGACACGGAATGGATGTTCCGACGTGAAATTCACCGAAACGGAAAATCCAGAGCCTTTTTTAATGACCACTATGTCTCACTTCAAATCCTGAGAGAACTGGCAGATTCTCTGGTGGAAATGCATGGACAGCATGAGCATCAGAAAATTTTGAACAGCAACAGTCATATAGATTATCTGGATGCATACGCCAACAATCCTGAACTGATCCGGAATTATACCCGTGCCCTTATGGATTTAAAGGAGACAGTCCGGCATGAAGAGAAGCTTAAGAAGAATCAGGATCAGTTCCTGAAAGAACAGGAATTAAAATCATTCCATTATCAGGAATTAAAAAAAGTGAATCCCCGTCCCGGAGAGCTGGACGAACTTGAAGGCGAGTTAAAAATATTGGAGAATTCACAGGAGCTCGTGGATACAGCTCACAGGATTGCTGATAAGCTATATGAAAATGACGATTCCGTGATTTCCCTGCTCAGTTCATTAAAACACGATCTGGAACATCTGCTGCGTATTGATTCCACACCTTCGGAATACCTGAAGGAACTGGAATCGGCCATCATTTCCCTGGAAGAAACGGGCAGGAGTATGGCGGAATACCGGGATCACATCCCCCATGATCCGGCGCGGCTGGAAGAAATCAGAGATCGGGTGAATGTCCTGAATTTTCTTACGCAGAAATACCGTAAAAAGTATAACGAATTGTGTGCTTATTATCAGGAATTGGAAACAGAGTTATCCGGCGAACAGGATTTTTCGGCAGAACTCAGGAAAGCGCGGGAACGGACGGAAAAGGCCCGTATAGCACTTGTCGAGGCCGGTGAACGCCTGCATAAAAAAAGGCAGGAAACTGCCCGCGTTTTTTCGGAGGCTGTGGAATCCAGACTGCACCGTCTGGGCATGGAACACGCCCGGTTCAGAGTCCGCTTTTTCTGTCAGAAAGGGACATCCCCCCTCTCTGTTACATGGCACGGCAAAACAGTGATTCCCCAACCCCATGGTTTTGACCTGCTTGAATTTGAAATCATCACAAACCCCGGTGAAGATTTTCGCTCTCTGACTCAAACAGTTTCGGGAGGTGAAGCCTCACGGATTATGCTGGGCATTAAATCGGTCCTCGCGGATGCCGATTCCATTCCCACCCTGATCTTTGATGAAGCCGATGCCGGTGTGTCCGGACGGATTGCCAGGATTGTAGGCGAACAGATAGAGGAACTCTCCCGTTATCACCAGGTGATTTGCATTACACACCTCCCGCAGATTGCCTCACTTGGAGAGCATCATGTGGTCGTGGAAAAAGAGATTTTGCAGGGACGGACAGAAACCCGGATTCGCGAACTTCAGGATGAGGACCGGATTCAGGAAATCGCCAAACTTCTTGGAGCAGGTAAAATGACCGGCGCTGCCCTGGAAAATGCCCGGGATCTTCTCAAAAAATCACATCAATTACCGAAAGAATCATGA
- a CDS encoding HAD-IA family hydrolase, translated as MKVKAVILDLDNTLMDFGHLKANSIRGAITGMIEAGMAINEEKAFEEIMAIYKAKGWEYQKVLDEFIINHEGFLNYQYLAAGITHYRKAREAQLKPYPTVFSTLITLIKRGIKLAIVSDAPAREAWLRLYQLNLHRLFDVVVTFDDTGMAKPSPDPFKLALKKLGLTPRDVMMVGDWPERDMEGARQMGIRSIFARYGDLFDTIHSGADYEICRFDEILKIIGKIESTHD; from the coding sequence ATGAAAGTCAAGGCAGTGATTCTGGATCTGGATAACACCCTGATGGATTTCGGCCATCTGAAAGCCAATTCCATCCGGGGAGCCATTACAGGAATGATTGAGGCCGGCATGGCCATTAATGAGGAAAAAGCTTTTGAAGAAATCATGGCCATCTATAAGGCGAAAGGCTGGGAATACCAGAAGGTTCTGGACGAATTCATCATCAATCATGAAGGATTCCTGAATTATCAATACCTGGCTGCCGGCATTACCCACTACCGAAAAGCCCGTGAAGCCCAACTAAAACCCTATCCCACAGTTTTTTCAACACTGATCACCCTGATTAAAAGGGGAATTAAACTAGCAATCGTGTCAGACGCACCGGCCCGGGAAGCATGGCTTCGGCTTTATCAGTTGAATCTCCATCGCCTTTTTGATGTGGTTGTGACTTTTGATGATACCGGAATGGCAAAACCGTCTCCTGATCCCTTTAAACTGGCTCTGAAAAAACTCGGACTCACTCCCCGGGATGTGATGATGGTGGGAGACTGGCCTGAAAGAGATATGGAAGGTGCCCGTCAGATGGGTATTCGTTCCATTTTTGCACGGTATGGTGATCTTTTTGATACCATCCATTCCGGTGCTGATTATGAAATATGCCGGTTCGATGAAATCCTTAAAATTATCGGAAAAATCGAATCAACCCATGATTGA
- a CDS encoding NAD(P)H-hydrate dehydratase encodes MKLRVVSSEEAGLIDRYTMGTEGVDGKVLMKKAGMSVADAVFEICQTQRISRCQIFCGKGNNGGDGAVAARELHLKGMTVDVFMTAEPDTYMGDAAWHIKNMLQSGIKPLVVKDADILKNRLFSDSVWVDALLGTGLRNTVRGLNLSILKILTDKHRNQPVVAVDLPSGLDGTNGHPLGPVLRADKTVTMGFYKAGLFLNEGKFLSGDILLTDLGYSEKALQQAAPTFLCTDAVIRSLMLPVRGTDHKYSRGQAVCIGGHGEMPGAITLAVLSAIRAGAGMVRALIPKGVSQVIYSHAPEILCHTGHNDHLSPEDIHLWHTLKKRTKAVLIGPGLGRHEETKHFVKQILRELDIPAVLDADAISSVNSGEINHTAVPLILTPHAGEFLGLTSIPEKQLQSDPVSTLRETVKKTGKIIHLKGSTSMTGFPDGQIYIHPFNSPGMATAGSGDVLGGIITSLLAQGLSPEAATLCGAHFHGLAGIKAAETMGCRGMIAGDLIQSLPKVMKEYEFIK; translated from the coding sequence ATGAAACTTCGTGTTGTATCTTCTGAAGAAGCCGGACTGATAGACCGGTATACCATGGGAACAGAGGGTGTGGACGGAAAAGTCCTGATGAAAAAAGCCGGAATGTCTGTCGCTGATGCGGTTTTTGAAATATGCCAGACACAACGCATTTCCCGCTGTCAGATTTTTTGTGGAAAGGGAAATAACGGCGGAGATGGTGCCGTGGCTGCCCGGGAACTTCACCTGAAAGGAATGACCGTGGATGTGTTCATGACTGCCGAGCCAGACACATACATGGGAGACGCTGCCTGGCACATAAAAAATATGCTCCAATCCGGAATCAAGCCCCTTGTTGTAAAAGATGCAGATATCCTGAAAAACCGCTTGTTTTCTGATTCTGTCTGGGTGGATGCCCTGTTGGGTACCGGACTTCGGAACACCGTACGGGGATTGAATCTTTCCATTCTTAAGATTTTAACTGACAAACACCGCAATCAGCCTGTTGTGGCTGTGGATTTGCCCTCTGGTTTAGACGGTACAAACGGCCATCCCCTCGGACCGGTGCTACGGGCTGATAAAACCGTAACCATGGGATTTTATAAGGCCGGATTATTTCTCAATGAGGGAAAATTCCTTAGCGGGGATATATTACTCACGGACCTTGGATATTCTGAGAAAGCCCTACAACAGGCAGCACCCACTTTTTTATGTACTGATGCGGTGATTCGCTCTCTCATGCTGCCTGTCCGGGGAACAGACCACAAATATTCCCGTGGACAAGCTGTCTGCATCGGCGGTCATGGTGAAATGCCTGGTGCAATCACACTGGCCGTCCTGAGTGCCATCCGCGCCGGTGCAGGCATGGTCAGAGCACTCATCCCCAAAGGTGTATCACAGGTCATCTACAGTCATGCACCTGAAATTCTTTGCCATACCGGCCATAACGATCATTTGTCCCCTGAAGATATCCACCTGTGGCATACATTGAAAAAACGGACAAAGGCTGTGCTCATCGGTCCCGGTTTGGGACGGCACGAAGAGACAAAGCACTTTGTAAAACAGATACTGAGAGAGCTCGATATCCCGGCCGTCCTGGATGCCGATGCCATAAGCAGTGTCAATTCCGGAGAAATAAACCACACAGCGGTCCCCCTTATTCTGACCCCCCATGCCGGGGAATTTCTTGGGTTGACATCCATTCCGGAAAAACAACTTCAATCAGATCCTGTGAGTACCCTTCGGGAAACTGTTAAAAAAACGGGGAAAATCATCCACCTGAAAGGGTCCACAAGCATGACCGGTTTCCCTGATGGGCAAATTTACATCCATCCATTCAATTCACCCGGTATGGCCACTGCAGGGTCCGGAGATGTCCTGGGAGGTATCATAACATCCCTGCTGGCTCAAGGCTTATCACCGGAAGCCGCAACCCTTTGCGGAGCCCATTTTCACGGACTTGCCGGAATAAAAGCGGCAGAAACCATGGGTTGCCGGGGTATGATTGCCGGTGATCTGATCCAATCTTTACCTAAGGTAATGAAAGAATATGAATTTATTAAATAA
- a CDS encoding nucleoside 2-deoxyribosyltransferase produces MNIYFCGAISAGRKLLPAYRIIVNILKEYGTVLTEHVADPNLTAGGEKKLSNREIFYRDLDWLKKADCLIAEVTTPSLGVGYEIAVGVRRNISVHALFQQKDDRRLSALVSGNPGVTVHSYTKPEELVPLIRSIMERNILQNKP; encoded by the coding sequence ATGAACATCTACTTTTGCGGAGCTATCAGTGCCGGCAGGAAATTGCTACCGGCATACCGAATCATCGTCAACATATTAAAGGAGTACGGTACTGTTTTGACAGAACATGTTGCCGACCCGAACCTGACAGCCGGCGGTGAAAAAAAACTATCCAACCGGGAAATTTTTTACCGGGATCTTGATTGGCTGAAAAAGGCGGATTGCCTTATCGCTGAAGTCACAACACCTTCTCTGGGCGTAGGATATGAAATTGCTGTCGGAGTCCGACGAAACATTTCGGTCCATGCCCTTTTTCAACAAAAGGATGATCGCAGACTGAGTGCCCTTGTGAGCGGAAATCCCGGTGTAACCGTCCACAGTTACACCAAACCGGAAGAACTTGTTCCCCTTATCCGGTCTATTATGGAACGGAACATCCTCCAAAACAAACCGTAA
- a CDS encoding VanZ family protein — MTILTFDKLIHAIIYFIAAILIYLAIREHRPFDTGKIALLTFTITVFYGLSDEIHQYFVPGRHASFRDFLADTAGVTAGLLIVHVIRKRYFNSNSDHLKNMNHSQEL; from the coding sequence ATGACAATTTTAACTTTTGACAAACTTATTCATGCAATTATCTATTTTATAGCAGCGATTCTAATCTACCTTGCCATCAGGGAACACCGTCCTTTCGATACAGGGAAAATCGCCTTGCTGACCTTTACCATAACGGTCTTCTACGGGCTCTCCGATGAAATACACCAATACTTTGTCCCGGGCCGTCATGCCAGTTTCCGGGATTTTCTGGCTGATACAGCCGGAGTAACGGCGGGACTCCTGATAGTACATGTCATCCGGAAAAGATATTTCAACAGCAATAGTGATCATCTCAAAAACATGAACCATTCACAGGAGCTTTGA